The proteins below come from a single Gordonia pseudamarae genomic window:
- a CDS encoding MMPL family transporter: MPERLTRAIIGAPRTVLIIALILFIGAGIYGAGAAKDLLPGGFSDPDSESSVAERILDERFDRGGLRAVIKLDVDLGTDISTDPAASQVGRQIIDELKTIDYVQDPVLSIWDQPQLEAGLLSIDRSSTQIIVSLSGGEDKAPARAEELSDRFSGERQGVRIRVGGQAMVFAEINTQSSRDLAIAEAIAIPITFLVLIIVFGGVVAASLPVGIGIIAIVLTFAYLRLIAIFTDVSVYALNLATAMGLALAIDYTLLLITRYREEVHAGRGREDAIVITMATAGRTVLFSAITVALALAALVIFPMYFLRSFAYAGIGVVVVALAAALILTPALLTVLGPRVDSLGVSRLLRRADRPQPAVEGTVWYRIGRFAMRRAVVVMVAVTAFLLLLGVPFLSFKFGFPDDRVLPASANSHQIQQEVRDTYAQNLSGVSTVVVTGANDPDSFALRSYSQDLARVEGVDSVTSSAGLFVQGAQVAEGDPTATSGGIAILTVSSSLEPTSQEGGDLVRALREVEPAEGMEAWVTGIAAGGIDAVDSIYEHLPAVLAVIAVATFILLFLFTGSVVLPFKALILNVLSLTATFGAMVFIFQEGHLGGFGTVATGHLVATMPVLMFCIAFGLSMDYEVFLLGRIREEFLASDGSREAGDHAVAVGLAKTGRVITAAALLMSIVFAAMAASGVSFMRMFGVGLAIAVLMDATLIRLLLVPAFMRLMGRLNWWAPAPLRRLHQRIGLSES; this comes from the coding sequence ATGCCCGAACGCCTGACCCGAGCGATCATCGGCGCGCCGCGAACGGTGCTGATCATCGCTCTTATTCTCTTCATCGGCGCGGGAATCTACGGCGCGGGCGCCGCCAAGGACCTGCTCCCCGGCGGGTTCAGCGACCCCGATTCCGAATCGTCGGTGGCCGAGCGAATCCTGGATGAGCGCTTCGACCGGGGCGGCCTGCGGGCCGTGATCAAACTCGACGTCGATCTGGGCACCGACATTTCCACCGATCCCGCCGCGAGCCAGGTCGGCCGACAGATCATCGACGAGCTGAAGACCATCGACTACGTGCAGGACCCGGTCCTGTCGATCTGGGACCAGCCCCAACTGGAGGCGGGACTGCTCAGCATCGACAGATCCTCGACGCAGATCATCGTCAGCCTGTCCGGCGGCGAGGACAAGGCACCCGCCCGCGCCGAGGAACTGTCCGACAGGTTCAGCGGAGAACGGCAGGGCGTACGGATCCGGGTCGGCGGGCAGGCCATGGTGTTCGCAGAGATCAATACCCAGTCCTCCCGCGACCTGGCCATCGCCGAGGCGATCGCCATCCCCATCACCTTCCTCGTGCTGATCATCGTGTTCGGCGGGGTGGTCGCGGCCTCGCTGCCCGTCGGTATCGGCATCATCGCGATCGTGCTGACCTTCGCATACCTGCGGCTCATAGCGATCTTCACCGACGTGTCCGTCTACGCGCTCAACCTCGCGACCGCGATGGGTCTGGCGCTGGCCATCGACTACACACTGCTGCTGATCACCCGCTATCGGGAGGAGGTGCACGCCGGCCGAGGACGCGAGGACGCCATCGTGATCACGATGGCCACCGCGGGCCGCACCGTCCTGTTCTCGGCCATCACCGTCGCGCTGGCGCTGGCCGCGCTGGTGATCTTCCCGATGTACTTCCTGCGTTCGTTCGCCTACGCGGGTATCGGTGTGGTGGTGGTGGCGCTGGCCGCCGCGCTGATCCTGACGCCCGCACTGCTGACCGTGCTCGGGCCCCGCGTCGACAGTCTCGGCGTGAGCCGCCTGCTGCGCCGGGCCGATCGCCCGCAGCCCGCCGTCGAGGGCACCGTCTGGTACCGGATCGGCCGGTTCGCGATGCGCCGCGCCGTCGTCGTCATGGTCGCGGTCACCGCGTTCCTGCTGCTGCTCGGTGTGCCGTTCCTGTCGTTCAAATTCGGCTTCCCCGACGATCGGGTGCTGCCCGCATCGGCCAACTCGCACCAGATCCAGCAGGAGGTCCGCGACACCTACGCGCAGAACCTGTCGGGGGTGTCGACGGTGGTCGTGACCGGCGCCAACGACCCCGACAGCTTCGCGCTGCGCAGCTACAGCCAAGACCTGGCCAGAGTCGAGGGCGTCGACTCGGTGACATCGTCGGCCGGCCTGTTCGTCCAGGGGGCGCAGGTGGCCGAGGGCGACCCGACGGCCACTTCCGGCGGTATCGCGATCCTCACCGTGTCGTCCTCGCTGGAGCCGACCAGCCAGGAGGGCGGTGACCTGGTCAGGGCCCTGCGCGAAGTCGAACCGGCCGAGGGGATGGAAGCCTGGGTCACCGGGATCGCCGCAGGCGGCATCGACGCCGTCGACTCGATCTACGAGCACCTGCCGGCGGTGCTGGCGGTGATCGCCGTGGCCACCTTCATCCTGCTGTTTCTGTTCACCGGGTCGGTGGTGCTGCCGTTCAAGGCGCTCATCCTCAATGTGCTGTCGTTGACAGCGACGTTCGGGGCGATGGTGTTCATCTTCCAGGAAGGTCACCTCGGTGGCTTCGGGACTGTCGCGACCGGGCATCTCGTCGCCACCATGCCGGTCCTGATGTTCTGTATCGCGTTCGGGCTGTCGATGGACTACGAGGTGTTTCTGCTCGGCCGGATACGTGAGGAGTTCCTGGCCTCGGACGGTAGCCGGGAGGCCGGTGACCACGCCGTGGCCGTCGGCCTGGCCAAGACCGGCCGGGTGATCACCGCCGCCGCGTTGCTGATGAGCATCGTGTTCGCCGCGATGGCGGCCTCCGGTGTGTCGTTCATGCGGATGTTCGGAGTGGGGTTGGCCATCGCCGTGTTGATGGACGCCACCCTGATCCGGCTGCTGCTGGTGCCCGCGTTCATGCGGCTGATGGGGCGGCTCAACTGGTGGGCGCCGGCCCCCCTGCGCCGGTTGCATCAGCGGATCGGCCTGTCGGAATCATGA
- a CDS encoding TetR/AcrR family transcriptional regulator, which yields MTARRRSPRGSGERLAGEIIDAATDLLIAAGDDSAVSIRSVAARVGVTPPSIYLHFADKQELLDEVWLRYFESIDSVLEAAGDGVDDPLERLVRMGMAYVRFAASAPALYRLLDVRTPGKGHGSKGDEALMTSAFVRFHEVVAELVESGGVTDRAPGDLVLELWAAAHGIASLMIALPDLGWDTDLSHAEHMFTVLSRGILTSGSPRADTVEQP from the coding sequence ATGACGGCGCGGCGACGGTCCCCACGCGGATCCGGCGAGCGGCTCGCGGGCGAGATCATCGACGCCGCCACCGACCTGCTCATCGCGGCCGGCGACGACTCGGCGGTGTCCATCCGCTCGGTCGCCGCCCGTGTCGGGGTCACCCCGCCGTCGATCTACCTGCACTTCGCCGACAAGCAGGAATTGCTCGACGAGGTGTGGCTGCGCTACTTCGAATCGATCGACAGTGTGCTCGAGGCCGCGGGCGACGGCGTCGACGATCCGCTCGAACGGCTGGTGCGGATGGGGATGGCCTATGTGCGCTTCGCCGCGAGCGCGCCGGCGCTGTACCGGCTGCTCGACGTCAGAACCCCGGGCAAGGGACACGGTTCGAAGGGCGACGAGGCGCTGATGACATCCGCGTTCGTCCGATTTCACGAGGTGGTCGCCGAACTCGTCGAGTCCGGGGGCGTCACCGACCGCGCTCCGGGTGACCTGGTGCTGGAACTCTGGGCCGCCGCGCACGGCATCGCGTCATTGATGATCGCCCTACCGGACCTGGGCTGGGATACCGATCTGTCGCACGCCGAGCACATGTTCACGGTACTGAGCCGGGGGATTCTCACCTCGGGTTCGCCCCGCGCCGATACGGTGGAGCAGCCGTGA
- a CDS encoding Bax inhibitor-1/YccA family protein encodes MRESSNPVMRGVVRDNQTGYAGFGAGAAGAAQGAMFNQRGQQYDPYAQQLQPPTQPATRQLTVDDVVTKTAITLGVLTLSAIISYFLVDANDSLATPLLAVGAIGGLVLVLVASFGRKQDNPAIVLAYAAFEGLFVGSISFVFGNWVVSGDTSAGALIGQAVLGTFGVFFGMLVVYKVGAIRVTPRFTRMLFAGMIGVVVLMLGNLVAGFFTDGGFGLRDGGPLAIIFSLVCIGIAAFSFLLDFDSADRLIRAGAPSKAAWGVALGLTVTLVWLYVEILRLLSYFNSD; translated from the coding sequence GTGAGAGAGAGCAGTAACCCGGTTATGCGCGGAGTCGTCCGCGATAACCAGACCGGCTATGCCGGATTCGGCGCCGGGGCCGCGGGGGCGGCCCAGGGCGCGATGTTCAACCAGCGCGGTCAGCAGTACGACCCTTACGCCCAGCAGCTACAGCCGCCCACCCAGCCGGCGACGCGCCAGCTCACCGTCGATGATGTGGTCACCAAGACCGCCATCACGCTCGGTGTGCTCACGCTGTCGGCGATCATCTCGTACTTCTTGGTCGACGCCAACGACTCGCTGGCCACCCCGCTGCTGGCGGTCGGCGCGATCGGCGGTCTGGTGCTGGTCCTGGTCGCCAGTTTCGGCCGGAAACAGGACAACCCGGCCATCGTGCTCGCCTACGCGGCGTTCGAGGGGCTGTTCGTCGGATCGATCTCGTTCGTCTTCGGCAACTGGGTGGTCAGCGGTGACACCTCGGCCGGTGCGCTGATCGGTCAGGCCGTCCTGGGCACGTTCGGCGTGTTCTTCGGAATGCTGGTGGTGTACAAAGTCGGTGCCATCCGCGTCACGCCGCGGTTCACCCGGATGCTGTTCGCCGGCATGATCGGCGTCGTCGTGCTGATGCTTGGCAACCTGGTGGCCGGATTCTTCACCGACGGCGGTTTCGGATTGCGCGACGGTGGCCCGCTGGCGATCATCTTCTCATTGGTCTGCATCGGCATCGCCGCGTTCAGCTTTCTGCTCGACTTCGATTCGGCCGACCGGCTGATCCGCGCCGGAGCCCCATCGAAGGCCGCCTGGGGTGTGGCGCTCGGCCTCACCGTGACCCTGGTCTGGCTGTATGTCGAGATCCTGCGTCTGCTGAGCTACTTCAACTCCGACTAG
- a CDS encoding serine hydrolase domain-containing protein: MTAITKSALALVVSIAAALSSAPADATPPTPSVTDARSLLAVARGGGLLGVPALPDLAAGAATTLASPDFWSNWTHEAITNNRMLLPLPTDIVKPDLFLPHQPITAGTANTLPRMRSPVDIGSVSYRWSGRTKTVRDFIRDTQTDALLLMRDGSMIAEFYANGYRRTTAHHGWSTTKSVISTLVGIAVDEGRISSLDEPIERYVPGVRGSAWQGTTIRNILLMRSGVKWDEHTSEITANDQFLQWIDLALDYHSGGRIGKTRNEFLLALPRVAPQGTAFNYNSANTQVLGWLLESVYARPLSTTIAEKVWRPTGMEADADIMTDRTGAAVASMSLFARPVDFLRFGELMRNGGQAVGGRQVVSRSWVTEATMNRRPARDAADENVGSYGYQWWSGATPRGFQANGFQGQYITVVPESCLTGVRMAHTVQLHPSGDFAGQGNDEWQTLLRAVSRRVGVCRS; the protein is encoded by the coding sequence GTGACAGCCATCACCAAGAGCGCCCTCGCACTCGTGGTCTCCATCGCCGCGGCACTGTCGAGTGCACCCGCCGACGCCACGCCCCCTACCCCCTCGGTCACCGACGCACGATCGCTGCTGGCCGTCGCACGGGGCGGCGGACTCCTCGGCGTTCCCGCGCTGCCCGATCTCGCGGCGGGTGCCGCGACAACTCTGGCCTCCCCGGATTTCTGGTCGAATTGGACGCACGAGGCGATCACCAACAACCGGATGCTGCTGCCGTTACCCACCGACATCGTCAAACCCGATTTGTTCCTCCCACACCAGCCGATCACCGCCGGTACGGCCAACACACTGCCTCGCATGCGGTCACCCGTCGATATCGGGTCGGTGAGCTACCGGTGGTCAGGCCGGACGAAAACCGTCCGCGACTTTATCCGCGACACCCAGACCGACGCGCTGTTGTTGATGCGCGACGGCTCGATGATCGCCGAGTTCTACGCGAACGGTTACCGGCGCACCACCGCACACCACGGATGGTCGACAACCAAATCGGTGATCTCCACTCTCGTCGGAATCGCCGTCGACGAGGGCCGGATATCCTCCCTCGACGAGCCGATCGAGCGGTACGTCCCCGGCGTCCGTGGGTCGGCCTGGCAGGGTACGACGATCAGGAACATCCTGCTGATGCGATCGGGAGTGAAATGGGACGAACACACCTCCGAGATCACGGCGAACGACCAGTTCCTGCAATGGATCGATCTCGCCCTCGACTACCACTCAGGCGGCCGAATCGGTAAGACCCGCAACGAGTTCCTGCTTGCACTCCCCCGGGTGGCCCCCCAGGGCACGGCGTTCAACTACAACAGCGCCAACACCCAGGTGCTGGGCTGGCTGCTGGAGTCTGTCTATGCCCGCCCACTGAGCACGACCATCGCGGAGAAGGTCTGGCGGCCGACCGGAATGGAGGCCGACGCCGACATCATGACCGATCGGACCGGGGCCGCGGTGGCGTCGATGTCCTTGTTTGCCCGGCCGGTGGACTTCCTCCGGTTCGGCGAGCTGATGCGTAACGGCGGACAGGCCGTCGGCGGGCGCCAAGTGGTGTCCCGCTCCTGGGTCACCGAGGCGACGATGAACCGTCGACCGGCCCGTGATGCCGCCGACGAGAATGTCGGCTCATATGGTTACCAGTGGTGGTCGGGCGCCACACCGCGCGGCTTCCAGGCCAATGGTTTCCAGGGGCAGTACATCACCGTGGTCCCGGAAAGCTGCCTGACCGGTGTACGCATGGCGCACACCGTACAACTACACCCGTCGGGTGATTTCGCCGGTCAGGGCAACGACGAGTGGCAAACACTGCTGCGCGCGGTGTCCCGGCGGGTCGGCGTTTGCAGGAGCTGA
- a CDS encoding acetyl-CoA C-acetyltransferase has protein sequence MPEAVIVAHARSPIGRAGKGSLKDVRPDELSRQMVAAALAKVPSLDPKDIEDIHWGIGQPGGQGGYNIARVIAVELGYDHIPGVTVNRYCSSSLQTTRMALHAIKAGEVDVVISGGVESVSSFGISGGADGAPNSKNALFDEAIARSEKSAEGGADSWHDPREDGLIPDVYIAMGQTAENVASYTGISRDDQDRWGVLSQNRAEAAIKAGFFAREIDPVTLPDGSTVSTDDGPRAGTTYEKISQLKPVFRPDGTITAGNACPLNDGAAALVIMSDTKAKELGLTPLARVVATAATGLSPEIMGLGPIEAIRKVLRISGMSLSDIDLVEINEAFAVQVLGSANELGIDHDKLNVSGGAIAIGHPFGMTGARITTTLLNNLRTHDKTFGIESMCVGGGQGMAMVLERLS, from the coding sequence ATGCCAGAAGCAGTGATTGTCGCCCATGCCCGTTCCCCGATCGGCCGTGCCGGTAAGGGATCTCTCAAAGACGTTCGCCCTGACGAGCTCTCGCGCCAGATGGTGGCCGCGGCGCTCGCCAAGGTCCCGTCGCTCGATCCCAAGGACATCGAGGACATCCACTGGGGCATCGGACAGCCCGGCGGCCAGGGCGGCTACAACATCGCCCGTGTCATCGCCGTCGAACTCGGCTACGACCACATCCCCGGTGTCACGGTCAACCGGTACTGCTCGTCGTCGTTGCAGACCACCCGGATGGCGCTGCACGCCATCAAAGCCGGTGAGGTCGACGTGGTGATCTCCGGCGGAGTCGAGAGCGTCTCCAGTTTCGGCATCTCCGGCGGCGCCGACGGCGCCCCCAACTCCAAGAACGCCCTGTTCGACGAGGCCATCGCGCGCAGCGAGAAGAGCGCCGAGGGTGGCGCCGACAGCTGGCACGATCCTCGTGAGGACGGCCTGATCCCGGACGTCTACATCGCGATGGGCCAGACCGCCGAGAACGTCGCCAGCTACACCGGCATCTCGCGGGACGACCAGGACCGCTGGGGTGTGCTGAGCCAGAACCGTGCCGAGGCCGCCATCAAGGCCGGTTTCTTCGCACGCGAGATCGACCCGGTCACCCTGCCCGACGGCAGCACCGTGTCCACCGACGACGGCCCGCGCGCAGGCACCACCTACGAGAAGATCAGCCAGCTCAAGCCGGTCTTCCGCCCCGACGGCACCATCACCGCGGGCAATGCATGCCCGCTCAACGACGGTGCCGCGGCGCTGGTGATCATGAGTGACACCAAGGCCAAGGAGCTGGGCCTGACCCCGCTGGCCCGCGTGGTGGCCACCGCCGCGACCGGACTGTCCCCCGAGATCATGGGTCTGGGCCCGATCGAGGCCATCCGCAAGGTACTGCGCATCTCGGGGATGTCGCTCTCGGATATCGACCTCGTCGAGATCAACGAAGCCTTCGCCGTGCAGGTTCTCGGTTCGGCCAACGAACTGGGCATCGATCACGACAAGCTCAACGTCTCCGGCGGCGCCATCGCGATCGGCCACCCGTTCGGTATGACCGGCGCCCGGATCACCACCACGCTGCTCAACAACCTGCGCACACACGACAAGACCTTCGGTATCGAGTCGATGTGCGTCGGCGGTGGCCAGGGCATGGCGATGGTTCTCGAACGCCTGTCCTGA
- a CDS encoding cystathionine beta-synthase, translating into MRIANHVVDLVGNTPLVKLNSVVKPGSGLVAAKVEYLNPGGSSKDRIAVRMVDAAEASGELKPGGTIVEPTSGNTGVGLALVAQQRGYKCVFVCPDKVGEDKRNVLKAYGAEVVVCPTAVPPEHPDSYYNVSDRLVREIDGAWKPNQYVNPAGPQSHYETTGPEIWRDTDGTVTHFVAGVGTGGTITGTGRYLKEISGGKVKVVGVDPEGSVYSGGTGRPYLVEGVGEDFWPQAYDPSIPDEIIAVSDADSFDMTRRLAREDGLLVGGSCGMAVVAALQVAEREGPDAVVVVLLPDGGRGYMAKIFNDKWMSSYGFLRSTLDGKTAGEPLVGEVLRGKGGELPDLVHTHPSETLRDAIEILREYGVSQMPVVGAEPPVMAGEVAGAVTERDLLSAVFEGRANLADPVSAHMGEPFPLIGSGEPVSAATRAFSETDALMVVEDGKPVGVLTRHDLLAFVSTHPFVG; encoded by the coding sequence ATGCGCATCGCGAATCATGTCGTCGACCTGGTGGGCAACACACCCCTTGTCAAGCTCAACTCGGTGGTCAAGCCCGGCTCCGGCCTCGTCGCGGCCAAGGTGGAATACCTCAATCCGGGCGGCAGCAGCAAGGACCGCATCGCGGTCCGCATGGTGGACGCCGCCGAGGCCTCCGGTGAACTCAAGCCGGGCGGCACCATCGTCGAACCCACCTCCGGCAACACCGGCGTCGGTCTGGCCCTGGTCGCCCAACAGCGGGGTTACAAGTGCGTGTTCGTCTGTCCCGACAAGGTCGGCGAGGACAAGCGCAACGTCCTCAAGGCATACGGTGCCGAGGTCGTGGTCTGTCCTACGGCGGTACCGCCGGAGCATCCCGACAGCTATTACAACGTCTCCGACCGGCTGGTCCGGGAGATCGACGGTGCCTGGAAGCCGAATCAGTACGTCAATCCGGCGGGACCCCAGAGCCACTACGAGACCACCGGCCCCGAGATCTGGCGGGACACCGACGGCACGGTGACCCATTTCGTGGCCGGTGTGGGCACCGGTGGCACCATCACGGGCACCGGCCGGTACCTCAAGGAGATCTCCGGCGGCAAGGTCAAGGTCGTCGGCGTCGATCCCGAGGGCTCGGTGTACTCCGGTGGCACGGGGCGGCCGTACCTGGTGGAGGGCGTGGGCGAGGACTTCTGGCCGCAGGCCTACGATCCCTCGATCCCGGACGAGATCATCGCGGTCTCCGACGCCGACTCGTTCGACATGACCCGGCGCCTGGCCCGCGAGGACGGCCTGCTCGTGGGCGGCTCGTGCGGCATGGCGGTGGTCGCCGCGCTGCAGGTCGCCGAACGCGAGGGTCCCGATGCGGTGGTCGTGGTGCTGCTGCCCGACGGCGGCCGCGGCTACATGGCCAAGATCTTCAACGACAAGTGGATGAGCAGCTACGGTTTCCTGCGGTCCACCCTCGACGGCAAGACCGCCGGTGAGCCGTTGGTGGGCGAGGTGCTGCGCGGTAAGGGCGGCGAACTGCCCGACCTGGTGCACACCCATCCGTCCGAAACCCTGCGCGATGCCATCGAGATCCTGCGCGAGTACGGCGTCTCGCAGATGCCGGTGGTCGGTGCCGAGCCGCCGGTGATGGCGGGTGAGGTGGCCGGTGCGGTCACCGAGCGTGACCTGCTCAGTGCGGTGTTCGAGGGCCGCGCGAACCTTGCCGACCCGGTGTCGGCGCATATGGGCGAGCCGTTTCCGCTGATCGGTTCGGGCGAACCGGTCTCCGCGGCCACCAGGGCGTTCAGCGAGACCGATGCGTTGATGGTGGTCGAGGACGGCAAACCCGTCGGCGTCCTCACCCGCCACGATCTGCTCGCCTTTGTCAGCACACATCCCTTCGTCGGATAG
- a CDS encoding cystathionine gamma-synthase: MSHGFSTRAIHAGYDPDPLTGAVNVPIYASSTFAQDGVGGLRGGFEYARTGNPTRRALEANLAALEGGTFGRAFASGMAATDALLRATLRPGDHLVIPNDAYGGTFRLIDKVFTQWGIDYSVAPITDPDAVRAAVTDKTKLVWIETPTNPLLNVGDIAVLAEIAHGAGAKLVVDNTFASPYLQQPLALGADVVLHSTTKYLGGHSDVVGGALVTADEQLDTDIAFLQNGAGAVPGPFDGYLTMRGIKTLAVRMDRHSDNAERVVDFLAAHAKIEKVLYPGLADHPGHGVAAKQMARYGGMVSVLVKGGLEAAQDFCARTEVFTLAESLGGIESLIEHPGAMTHASTAGSLLEVPDNLVRLSVGIEDIDDILGDLEKALH; this comes from the coding sequence ATGAGTCACGGTTTTTCCACCCGCGCCATCCACGCCGGATACGACCCGGACCCGTTGACCGGCGCGGTCAACGTGCCGATCTACGCGTCCTCCACCTTCGCCCAGGACGGGGTCGGCGGCCTGCGGGGCGGATTCGAGTACGCGCGCACCGGCAATCCCACCCGGCGGGCCCTCGAAGCCAACCTGGCGGCCCTGGAGGGCGGCACCTTCGGGCGTGCCTTCGCCTCCGGGATGGCCGCCACCGACGCCCTGTTGCGCGCCACCCTGCGCCCCGGTGATCACCTGGTCATCCCCAACGACGCCTACGGCGGTACGTTCCGGCTCATCGACAAGGTGTTCACGCAGTGGGGGATCGACTATTCGGTCGCCCCGATCACCGACCCCGACGCGGTGCGCGCCGCCGTCACCGACAAGACCAAGCTGGTGTGGATCGAAACCCCCACCAACCCGCTGCTCAACGTCGGCGATATCGCGGTGCTCGCCGAGATCGCCCACGGTGCCGGTGCGAAGCTCGTGGTGGACAACACTTTTGCCTCGCCATACCTGCAGCAGCCGTTGGCGCTGGGGGCTGATGTGGTGCTGCATTCGACCACCAAGTACCTCGGCGGCCACTCGGATGTGGTGGGCGGTGCACTGGTCACCGCCGACGAACAACTCGACACCGACATCGCCTTCCTACAGAACGGCGCCGGTGCGGTACCGGGCCCGTTCGACGGCTACCTGACGATGCGCGGCATCAAGACCCTCGCGGTGCGAATGGACCGCCACAGCGACAACGCCGAACGTGTCGTCGACTTCCTCGCCGCACACGCCAAGATTGAGAAGGTCCTCTACCCGGGGCTGGCCGACCACCCCGGCCACGGCGTGGCCGCCAAGCAGATGGCCCGCTACGGCGGCATGGTGTCGGTGCTGGTCAAGGGTGGTCTGGAAGCGGCGCAGGACTTCTGTGCCCGTACCGAGGTGTTCACCCTGGCCGAGTCGCTCGGCGGCATCGAATCGCTGATCGAGCATCCGGGCGCGATGACGCACGCGTCGACCGCCGGTTCACTGCTGGAGGTCCCGGACAATCTGGTCCGGTTGTCGGTGGGCATCGAGGACATCGACGACATTCTCGGTGACCTGGAGAAAGCACTGCACTGA